In Caballeronia insecticola, one DNA window encodes the following:
- a CDS encoding YybH family protein, whose amino-acid sequence MSEPNDRTQANADIARIRELIEAWRQAVLAKDVDALLKHYAPDVVVFDVVPPASVAGLAHYRENWQRWFDSMKGPLTFEMREVEVAASGDLAYAHSVNHVAVGEQEDIVRATVCFRKIDGDWRVVHEHASVPLMMDMDPDETS is encoded by the coding sequence ATGTCCGAGCCGAACGATCGTACGCAAGCCAATGCGGATATCGCGCGCATCCGCGAGTTGATCGAAGCGTGGCGGCAGGCCGTACTCGCGAAAGACGTCGATGCCCTCCTCAAGCATTACGCGCCGGACGTAGTCGTGTTCGACGTCGTGCCGCCTGCATCGGTCGCGGGCCTCGCGCACTATCGCGAGAACTGGCAACGCTGGTTCGACAGCATGAAGGGCCCGCTCACGTTCGAGATGCGGGAAGTGGAAGTCGCCGCGAGCGGCGATCTGGCGTATGCGCACTCCGTCAACCACGTCGCCGTGGGCGAACAGGAGGACATCGTGCGTGCCACCGTGTGTTTCAGGAAGATCGACGGCGACTGGCGTGTCGTGCACGAACACGCATCGGTGCCGCTCATGATGGATATGGACCCCGACGAAACGTCATAA
- a CDS encoding VOC family protein, translated as MQVQPYLFFEGRCEEAITFYRENLGAQVVMMMRFKDNPDAGKQGGSEAASGCSLPAGSEEKIMHVAFTVGESMLMGSDGMCSGKPEFKGVSLSLTASDEQQAEKYFGALSNGGQVQMPMTQTFFAKRFGMVTDKFGVTWMVLGGAQHTPA; from the coding sequence ATGCAAGTGCAACCCTATCTGTTCTTCGAAGGCCGCTGTGAAGAAGCGATCACGTTCTACCGCGAGAATCTCGGCGCACAAGTCGTCATGATGATGCGCTTCAAGGACAACCCGGACGCCGGCAAGCAAGGCGGCAGCGAAGCCGCAAGCGGCTGCAGCCTGCCCGCCGGATCGGAAGAGAAGATCATGCATGTGGCCTTCACCGTGGGCGAATCCATGCTGATGGGCTCGGACGGCATGTGCAGCGGCAAGCCGGAATTCAAGGGTGTGTCGCTCTCGCTCACGGCCAGCGACGAACAGCAGGCGGAGAAGTACTTCGGCGCGCTTTCGAACGGCGGCCAGGTGCAGATGCCAATGACGCAAACATTCTTCGCCAAGCGCTTCGGCATGGTCACGGACAAGTTCGGCGTGACGTGGATGGTGCTCGGCGGCGCCCAGCACACGCCTGCCTGA
- a CDS encoding MFS transporter encodes MSNADGIIASSTAEPIAEKRTKHRWVVMGLIFCIWAIACADRANFGIALPYLKKEYHITNTEAGLIVSLFSFAYGFVQIPVGLLFKRLGEKTTGFLFAVFMILTSVFTGLMGTTSSVFLLMAYRVGLGLSEGPLGIGCTNVINRWFPAQEKGTATGLWIAASKLGPLIVPSVCLIVIHLWGWREIFYVFAVPGILLAVVWMLVVTNSPGENRFCSPAERRYIADETTVRSSAGQTLARAQMTPMPRLDAINRTKHVPQLDTIRKVFGSWNIFGIALGYGCMIGISNIFISWIPTYLITVKGFASVKMGFLASAPFIGAVAGNMLGGIISDRLLGGRRKPMMMVGALGTMIMTFLLIDAPDSVGFLGAALILAGLMLGIGFAGYSAYPMGLATKATYPTAFGIVNSVGQIGGACAPLAVGFLLDSYSWTAVFLYMVGTALLCFLLLVSVVEPVTGENNRSTK; translated from the coding sequence ATGAGCAACGCCGACGGCATCATCGCTTCCTCGACGGCGGAACCCATCGCGGAGAAGCGCACGAAACATCGCTGGGTCGTCATGGGCCTGATCTTCTGCATCTGGGCCATTGCATGCGCGGATCGCGCCAATTTCGGCATCGCGCTGCCGTATCTGAAGAAGGAATATCACATCACCAATACCGAGGCCGGGCTGATTGTGAGCCTGTTCTCGTTCGCTTACGGCTTCGTGCAGATTCCCGTCGGATTGCTCTTCAAGCGGCTCGGCGAGAAGACGACCGGCTTCCTGTTCGCGGTCTTCATGATCCTGACCTCGGTCTTCACGGGCTTAATGGGCACGACGTCATCGGTGTTTCTGCTGATGGCGTATCGCGTGGGACTCGGATTGTCGGAAGGACCGCTCGGAATCGGCTGCACGAACGTCATCAACCGCTGGTTCCCCGCGCAGGAGAAAGGCACGGCCACGGGGCTGTGGATCGCGGCGTCGAAGCTCGGACCGCTGATCGTGCCTTCGGTGTGTTTGATCGTGATTCACTTGTGGGGATGGCGCGAGATCTTCTACGTCTTCGCGGTGCCGGGCATTCTGCTTGCGGTCGTCTGGATGCTGGTCGTGACGAACTCGCCGGGTGAGAACCGCTTCTGCTCGCCGGCCGAACGCCGCTATATCGCCGATGAAACCACGGTTCGCAGCAGCGCCGGCCAAACGCTCGCCCGCGCACAGATGACGCCGATGCCCCGGCTCGACGCGATCAATCGCACGAAGCATGTGCCGCAGCTCGACACTATCCGTAAGGTTTTCGGCTCGTGGAATATCTTCGGCATTGCGCTCGGCTACGGCTGCATGATCGGCATCAGCAACATCTTCATCTCGTGGATTCCGACTTACCTCATCACGGTGAAGGGCTTCGCTTCGGTGAAGATGGGCTTTCTCGCATCGGCGCCTTTCATCGGCGCGGTTGCGGGCAACATGCTCGGCGGCATCATCTCGGATCGCCTGCTCGGCGGACGCCGTAAGCCGATGATGATGGTAGGCGCGCTCGGCACGATGATCATGACCTTCCTGCTGATCGATGCACCCGACAGCGTCGGCTTTCTCGGCGCCGCGCTGATCCTGGCGGGCCTCATGCTGGGCATCGGCTTCGCGGGCTACTCCGCCTATCCGATGGGACTCGCGACCAAGGCGACGTACCCGACTGCATTCGGCATCGTGAACTCGGTGGGACAGATCGGCGGCGCATGCGCACCGCTTGCAGTCGGCTTCCTGCTCGACAGCTACAGCTGGACCGCCGTGTTTCTCTACATGGTGGGCACCGCATTGCTGTGCTTCCTGCTGCTCGTGAGCGTGGTCGAGCCGGTGACCGGTGAGAATAATCGTTCGACGAAATAG
- a CDS encoding aldehyde dehydrogenase (NADP(+)) yields MKITGEMLIGASAVRGTDATLRAFDPARNADLEPAFGGGGAAEVARACELADAAFDDYRHAPLETRAQFLEAIADNIIALGDTLIERAMAESALPKARLEGERARTVGQLRLFASLVREGRWLCATLDSAQPDRKPLPRADLRLQKIPLGPVVVFGASNFPLAFSVAGGDTASAFAAGCPVIVKSHPAHLGTSELVGRAVQKAVADSGLPEGVFSLIVGAGNAIGEALVAHPAVQAIGFTGSRRGGLALVDIAAKRPVPIPVYAEMSSINPVFVLPGALAARGDTLAAGYIDSVTLGVGQFCTNPGLVIGLEDSDLDDFIDNAAAALEKKGVQTMLTAGIASAYADGIKQRDGAAKRIATGAKGETASGARPALYRVSAEEFLARPQLAEEIFGPTSVIVVCRDEDEMIAVARSLEGQLTATLLMEQDDVELARRLLPVLERKVGRILANGFPTGVEVSYAMVHGGPYPATSDSRSTSVGAMAIERFLRPVCYQDLPAALLPEALADDNPLLLWRLRDGQLGPN; encoded by the coding sequence ATGAAGATCACCGGAGAAATGCTGATCGGCGCATCGGCCGTGCGGGGCACCGATGCCACGCTCCGCGCGTTCGACCCCGCCCGCAACGCCGATCTGGAGCCCGCGTTCGGCGGCGGCGGCGCGGCGGAAGTGGCGCGCGCGTGCGAACTCGCCGACGCCGCCTTCGACGACTATCGTCACGCGCCGCTCGAAACCCGCGCGCAGTTTCTGGAAGCGATCGCGGACAACATCATCGCGCTGGGCGACACGCTGATCGAGCGCGCGATGGCCGAATCCGCGCTGCCGAAGGCGCGGCTCGAAGGCGAGCGCGCGCGCACGGTCGGGCAGTTGCGGCTGTTCGCGTCGCTCGTGCGCGAGGGCCGCTGGCTATGCGCGACGCTCGATTCCGCGCAGCCGGACCGCAAGCCGCTGCCGCGCGCCGACCTGCGCCTGCAAAAGATTCCGCTCGGCCCGGTCGTCGTGTTCGGCGCGAGCAATTTTCCGCTGGCGTTTTCGGTCGCGGGCGGCGATACCGCGTCGGCGTTCGCGGCGGGCTGTCCGGTCATCGTGAAGTCGCATCCGGCGCATCTCGGCACGTCGGAACTGGTCGGGCGCGCGGTGCAGAAAGCCGTCGCCGACAGCGGCTTGCCCGAGGGCGTGTTCTCGCTGATCGTCGGGGCGGGCAATGCGATCGGCGAGGCGCTGGTCGCGCATCCCGCGGTCCAGGCGATCGGCTTCACCGGCTCGCGGCGCGGCGGGCTGGCGCTCGTCGATATCGCGGCGAAGCGGCCAGTGCCCATTCCCGTGTACGCCGAGATGAGCAGCATCAACCCGGTCTTCGTGCTGCCGGGCGCGCTCGCGGCGCGCGGCGACACGCTGGCGGCGGGCTATATCGATTCGGTCACGCTGGGCGTCGGCCAGTTCTGCACGAATCCGGGTCTCGTGATCGGTCTGGAAGACTCCGATCTCGACGATTTCATCGACAACGCCGCCGCCGCGCTCGAAAAGAAGGGCGTGCAGACGATGCTCACGGCGGGCATCGCTTCCGCCTACGCCGACGGCATCAAGCAGCGCGATGGCGCCGCGAAGCGCATCGCGACGGGCGCGAAGGGCGAGACGGCGAGCGGCGCGCGGCCGGCGCTGTATCGCGTGAGCGCGGAGGAGTTTCTCGCGCGGCCGCAACTGGCGGAGGAGATTTTCGGGCCGACGTCGGTGATCGTCGTGTGTCGCGACGAGGACGAGATGATCGCGGTCGCGCGTAGTCTCGAAGGCCAACTGACCGCGACGCTGCTGATGGAACAGGACGATGTCGAACTCGCGCGGCGGCTTCTGCCGGTGCTCGAACGCAAGGTCGGGCGGATTCTGGCGAACGGCTTTCCGACCGGCGTAGAAGTCTCGTATGCGATGGTCCACGGCGGGCCTTATCCGGCGACGTCCGACAGCCGCTCGACTTCGGTCGGCGCGATGGCGATCGAGCGCTTCCTGCGCCCCGTGTGCTATCAGGACTTGCCGGCGGCGTTGCTGCCGGAGGCGCTCGCGGACGACAATCCGTTGCTGCTGTGGCGGCTGCGGGACGGGCAGCTCGGACCGAACTGA
- the folE gene encoding GTP cyclohydrolase I FolE, whose amino-acid sequence MSAPRKNHLSGSDIPADQADRPSREEAEAAVRVLLRWAGDDPNREGLLDTPARVVRAYEEFFAGYEQNPHDILARTFSEVQGYDEMIVLKDIRFESYCEHHMVPIIGRAHVAYLPNKRVVGISKLARLVDAFAKRLQIQEKMTAQIADTLNEVLQPIGVGVILEAAHQCMSTRGVHKAGVAMVTSRMLGSFRDDPSTRREFLSIVGNSNAFSVANT is encoded by the coding sequence ATGAGCGCCCCGCGCAAAAACCATCTTTCAGGCTCGGACATTCCCGCTGATCAAGCCGATCGTCCGTCCCGCGAGGAAGCCGAAGCCGCCGTGCGTGTTCTGTTGCGCTGGGCCGGGGACGATCCGAATCGCGAAGGCCTGCTCGACACGCCCGCCCGCGTCGTGCGCGCGTATGAAGAATTCTTCGCGGGCTACGAACAGAATCCGCACGATATCCTCGCCCGCACGTTCTCCGAAGTGCAAGGCTACGACGAAATGATCGTCCTGAAGGACATTCGCTTCGAAAGCTATTGCGAGCATCACATGGTGCCGATCATTGGCCGCGCGCATGTCGCGTATCTGCCGAACAAGCGCGTCGTCGGCATTTCGAAGCTCGCGCGTCTCGTCGATGCCTTCGCCAAGCGCCTGCAGATTCAGGAGAAAATGACGGCGCAGATCGCGGACACGCTGAACGAAGTGTTGCAGCCGATTGGCGTCGGCGTGATTCTCGAAGCCGCGCATCAATGCATGTCAACGCGCGGCGTGCACAAGGCGGGCGTCGCAATGGTCACGTCGCGCATGCTGGGCTCGTTCCGCGACGATCCATCGACGCGTCGCGAGTTTCTTTCCATCGTCGGCAATTCGAACGCGTTCAGCGTGGCGAATACTTAA
- a CDS encoding GNAT family N-acetyltransferase: MQWIRDDYRVSTEIDEFDFDVVHRYLSEVAYWSPGVAREKVERAARHSLAFGLFLRDRQIGYARMITDSSTFGYLADVFVLPEHQGAGLGKWMIDCVMAHPDLQGLRRMMLVTSDAHGLYARHGFAASAHPERIMERVGKP; this comes from the coding sequence ATGCAATGGATCCGAGACGACTATCGGGTAAGCACGGAGATCGATGAATTCGATTTCGATGTCGTGCACCGTTACTTGAGCGAAGTGGCGTACTGGTCGCCGGGCGTCGCGCGCGAGAAGGTCGAGCGCGCCGCGCGCCATTCGCTCGCGTTCGGGCTCTTTCTGCGTGATAGACAAATCGGCTATGCGCGCATGATCACGGACAGCAGCACGTTCGGCTATCTCGCCGACGTCTTCGTGCTGCCCGAACATCAGGGCGCGGGCCTCGGCAAATGGATGATCGACTGCGTGATGGCGCATCCCGATCTGCAAGGGCTGCGCCGCATGATGCTCGTCACGTCCGACGCGCACGGCCTGTACGCGCGCCACGGCTTTGCAGCGAGCGCGCATCCCGAGCGCATCATGGAAAGGGTCGGCAAACCTTAG
- a CDS encoding SMP-30/gluconolactonase/LRE family protein, which translates to MTSDSRRYPDPAVRVLDPRFNALRVAAASVECLYQGARWSEGPVWFGDGRYLLWSDIPNNRILRWDEESGQVGVFRKPSNNANGNTRDREGRLVTCEHLTRRVTRTEYDGTITVLADSYNGKPLNSPNDVVVKSDGSIWFTDPSFGIDGFYEGEKREAQLKPCVYRVDGQSGEITMMIDDFIGPNGLAFSPDEAVLYVVESRSVPRKIYAFDVLDGGRRLGEPRLVIDAGPGTPDGFRIDIHGNLWCGWGMGDAELDGVRVFTPQGEAIGHIDLPERCANVCFGGRHRNRLFMAASHGLYAIYVNTQGARGG; encoded by the coding sequence ATGACGAGCGACTCGCGCCGCTATCCCGACCCCGCCGTACGCGTGCTCGACCCGCGCTTCAACGCACTGCGTGTCGCGGCGGCATCGGTGGAGTGTTTGTATCAGGGCGCGCGCTGGTCCGAAGGACCGGTCTGGTTCGGCGACGGCCGCTATCTGCTGTGGAGCGACATTCCGAACAATCGCATCCTGCGCTGGGATGAGGAAAGCGGCCAGGTCGGCGTATTTCGCAAGCCGTCGAATAACGCGAACGGCAACACGCGTGACCGGGAAGGGCGGCTCGTGACCTGCGAGCATCTGACGCGGCGCGTGACGCGCACCGAGTACGACGGCACGATCACCGTGCTCGCCGACAGCTACAACGGCAAGCCGCTCAATTCACCGAACGATGTCGTCGTGAAATCCGACGGCTCGATCTGGTTCACGGACCCGAGCTTCGGTATCGACGGCTTCTACGAAGGCGAAAAGCGCGAGGCGCAGCTAAAGCCGTGCGTGTATCGCGTCGATGGCCAGAGCGGCGAGATCACCATGATGATCGACGATTTCATCGGTCCCAACGGTCTCGCGTTTTCTCCGGATGAAGCGGTCCTATACGTGGTCGAGTCGCGCTCGGTGCCCCGCAAGATCTATGCGTTCGATGTGCTCGACGGCGGCCGCAGGCTCGGCGAGCCGCGCCTCGTGATCGATGCGGGTCCGGGCACGCCGGACGGCTTTCGAATCGATATCCACGGCAATCTGTGGTGCGGCTGGGGCATGGGCGACGCCGAACTCGACGGCGTGCGCGTGTTCACGCCGCAAGGCGAAGCGATTGGTCATATCGACCTGCCGGAGCGTTGCGCGAACGTGTGCTTCGGCGGGCGGCATCGCAACCGGCTGTTCATGGCGGCGAGCCACGGCCTGTATGCGATCTACGTCAACACGCAAGGCGCGCGGGGCGGGTGA
- the epsC gene encoding serine O-acetyltransferase EpsC — MQNTPEFGATSPLEPTHDITRAPQEWGLARIVADLRQSREELHRTRHPLGIRELPSRDAILKIVNGLRSALFPTHYGAPDLTDESVDYYVGQTLESTLRLLHEQVRRALRFLPEHRDTSEADVSARAFAIAREFGAQLPAIRALLVSDIQAAFSGDPAAQHITEILLCYPGIWAMTHHRLAHALHKLGVPLLARFINEIAHSLTGIDIHPGATIGPSFFIDHGTGVVIGETAIIGQHVRVYQAVTLGAKSFPSTSDGALVKGNARHPIVEDDVVIYAGATILGRVTIGQGSVIGGNVWLTHSVPPGSNVSQGKVREGSGADAPGNGFGA, encoded by the coding sequence ATGCAGAACACGCCTGAGTTTGGCGCCACGTCGCCGCTCGAACCCACTCACGACATCACACGCGCCCCGCAGGAATGGGGGCTGGCGCGCATCGTCGCGGACTTGCGTCAGTCGCGCGAGGAACTGCATCGCACGCGGCATCCGCTCGGCATACGAGAGCTGCCGTCGCGCGACGCGATCCTGAAGATCGTCAACGGCCTGCGTTCCGCGCTTTTCCCGACGCATTACGGCGCGCCCGATCTGACCGACGAAAGCGTCGACTATTACGTCGGCCAGACGCTCGAGAGCACCTTGCGCTTGCTGCACGAGCAGGTTCGCCGTGCGCTTCGCTTTCTGCCCGAGCATCGCGACACGAGCGAAGCCGATGTCAGCGCGCGCGCCTTCGCGATCGCGCGCGAGTTCGGCGCGCAACTGCCGGCGATCCGCGCGCTGTTGGTGAGCGATATTCAGGCCGCGTTCAGCGGCGACCCGGCCGCGCAGCACATCACCGAAATCCTGCTGTGCTATCCGGGCATCTGGGCGATGACGCATCATCGGCTCGCGCATGCGTTGCACAAGCTCGGCGTGCCGCTGCTCGCGCGCTTCATCAACGAGATTGCGCATTCGCTGACGGGCATCGATATTCATCCGGGCGCGACCATCGGGCCGAGTTTTTTCATCGATCACGGCACGGGCGTGGTGATCGGCGAGACGGCGATCATCGGACAACATGTGCGCGTTTATCAGGCCGTGACGCTCGGCGCGAAGAGCTTTCCTTCGACGAGCGACGGCGCGCTGGTGAAGGGCAACGCGCGGCATCCGATCGTGGAGGACGACGTCGTGATCTACGCAGGCGCGACGATTCTCGGCCGCGTGACCATTGGTCAAGGCTCGGTGATCGGCGGCAATGTGTGGCTCACGCACAGCGTACCGCCGGGCAGCAATGTGTCGCAGGGCAAGGTGCGCGAGGGCAGCGGCGCGGATGCGCCGGGCAACGGCTTCGGCGCGTGA
- a CDS encoding short chain dehydrogenase — MMKIAVIGATGTVGQAVCAELKLRHEVIEIGATRGAHRVDLRDLGSIKKLFDEIGRVDAIVATAGHVHFGELVKMTPEQFRIGLDDKLMGQVNLVLTARDYLNDGGSFTLTSGIVGAAPIRQGASAAAVNGAIEGFVRGAAIELPRGLRINVISPTMLEEARESFGPYFRGFEAASGARVALAYSRSVEGAETGRIYNVH, encoded by the coding sequence ATCATGAAAATCGCTGTCATCGGTGCGACCGGCACGGTCGGCCAGGCGGTCTGCGCCGAACTGAAACTCCGTCATGAAGTCATCGAGATCGGCGCGACGCGTGGCGCGCATCGCGTCGATTTGCGCGATCTCGGCAGCATCAAAAAGCTTTTCGACGAAATCGGCCGGGTCGATGCGATCGTCGCGACGGCGGGGCACGTGCATTTCGGCGAACTCGTGAAGATGACGCCGGAGCAGTTCCGCATCGGCCTCGACGACAAGCTGATGGGCCAGGTCAATCTCGTCCTCACGGCGCGCGACTATCTGAACGACGGCGGCTCGTTCACGCTGACGAGCGGCATCGTCGGCGCGGCGCCGATCCGTCAGGGCGCGAGCGCGGCGGCGGTCAACGGCGCGATCGAAGGCTTCGTGCGCGGCGCCGCGATCGAGTTGCCGCGCGGCCTGCGCATCAACGTTATCAGCCCGACGATGCTCGAAGAAGCGCGCGAGAGCTTCGGCCCGTATTTTCGCGGTTTCGAAGCGGCGAGCGGCGCGCGCGTGGCGCTGGCGTATAGCCGCAGCGTCGAAGGCGCGGAGACCGGGCGCATCTACAACGTGCACTGA
- a CDS encoding DUF3005 domain-containing protein: MNNAEGNESQDKQKDRAADSPVKTPAAETAHINMSDAAKAAAGGEAHAGGNVLSETTKDGMHVGPQGRYERPPRGVDVANDDGPDDTVDADAKNIHARREAEMRAHDPDSVINSNATSVNNVPEPGDGLGGFDSRPARNGLLLALERGFRMIDRGMVAPTVPEVEDKVRFEGRDPHGHTLRGRKHFALNHLRPSRLFELERK, from the coding sequence ATGAACAACGCCGAAGGCAACGAGTCGCAAGACAAGCAAAAGGATCGCGCCGCCGATAGTCCCGTAAAGACGCCGGCCGCCGAAACCGCGCACATCAACATGAGCGATGCCGCCAAGGCAGCCGCGGGCGGCGAGGCGCATGCGGGCGGAAACGTCTTGAGCGAGACCACGAAGGACGGCATGCATGTCGGTCCGCAAGGCCGCTACGAGAGGCCGCCGCGCGGCGTGGACGTCGCCAACGACGATGGCCCGGACGACACCGTCGATGCCGACGCGAAGAACATTCACGCACGACGTGAAGCCGAAATGCGCGCGCACGATCCAGACTCCGTGATCAATTCGAATGCAACGAGCGTGAACAACGTGCCCGAGCCCGGCGACGGCCTCGGCGGCTTCGACAGCCGGCCTGCGCGCAACGGCTTGCTGCTGGCGCTGGAGCGCGGTTTTCGCATGATCGACCGGGGCATGGTCGCGCCTACGGTGCCCGAAGTGGAAGACAAAGTGCGCTTCGAAGGTCGCGATCCGCACGGGCACACTTTGCGCGGGCGCAAGCACTTCGCGCTGAATCATCTGCGTCCGTCGCGGCTTTTCGAACTCGAACGCAAATGA
- a CDS encoding TetR/AcrR family transcriptional regulator has translation MTNGKPRSTYRHGDLRRALIDAGIELAREGGPDAIVLREATRRAGVVPNAAYRHFESRQALLSAVRSAALSRVAQAMEEELAALPRKRRRADAARAGLRAVGTGYLCFAQTETGLFRTAFAAPQAEWGEHEGSYGAGPGGLDPFQLLSRALDDMAETGALAVKRRPDAEYLAWSAVHGFALLVIEGPLQGLGRKQIEALAGRLLDMVENGL, from the coding sequence ATGACAAATGGCAAGCCGCGCAGTACTTATCGGCACGGCGATCTGCGCCGTGCGCTGATCGATGCGGGCATCGAACTGGCGCGCGAAGGCGGCCCGGATGCAATCGTGCTGCGCGAGGCGACGCGCCGCGCGGGCGTGGTGCCGAACGCGGCGTATCGTCACTTCGAGAGTCGTCAGGCGTTGCTGTCGGCGGTGCGTTCGGCGGCGCTGTCGCGCGTCGCGCAGGCGATGGAAGAAGAACTCGCGGCGCTGCCCAGAAAGCGCCGCCGCGCCGATGCGGCGCGCGCCGGACTCCGGGCCGTCGGCACCGGCTATCTATGTTTTGCGCAGACGGAAACGGGGCTCTTTCGCACCGCGTTCGCCGCGCCGCAGGCGGAATGGGGCGAGCACGAAGGATCGTACGGCGCGGGTCCGGGCGGACTCGATCCGTTTCAGTTGCTGAGCCGCGCGCTCGATGACATGGCGGAAACGGGCGCACTCGCCGTGAAGCGGCGTCCCGACGCCGAATATCTCGCATGGAGCGCGGTCCACGGCTTCGCGCTGTTAGTGATCGAAGGTCCGCTACAAGGATTGGGACGCAAGCAAATCGAAGCGCTTGCCGGGCGTTTGCTCGATATGGTCGAGAACGGTCTCTGA